From Streptomyces sp. NBC_00775, one genomic window encodes:
- a CDS encoding YtxH domain-containing protein, with protein MRYRLTFVAGLALGYVLGTRAGRERYEQLKKSARQVAQNPAVRNTAESAAQQSREFAGKAYHAVSEKVGDHVPDAVTDRVRSLRERNTNGTGEDDWGTSNT; from the coding sequence TCGTCGCCGGACTGGCCCTGGGGTACGTGCTCGGCACGCGCGCCGGGCGCGAGCGCTACGAGCAGCTGAAGAAGTCCGCGCGCCAGGTCGCGCAGAACCCCGCGGTGCGCAACACCGCGGAGAGCGCGGCCCAGCAGAGCCGCGAGTTCGCGGGCAAGGCGTACCACGCGGTGAGCGAGAAGGTGGGCGACCACGTCCCCGACGCGGTCACCGACCGGGTGCGGTCGCTGCGCGAGCGGAACACCAACGGCACCGGCGAGGACGACTGGGGCACCAGCAACACCTAG